A genome region from Proteus vulgaris includes the following:
- a CDS encoding PHP domain-containing protein translates to MIYADLHVHTNHSDGVCEIKDVLENAFRNGIKTIAITDHDTTNHYDEIYREGERLGLNIVKGVEMSCYDFDVYKKVHVVGLWLNEKTPNVDKLCDNTLNCRDQFHRELILSLNQQGYDICYEDAKKFSKYNIVFKMNIFQALREKYPEEMTKERYKQLFGSKTKIETDLKMGYIPVNEGIAAILQDGGIPILAHPCVYGNYDEIEKYVQFGLKGLEISHSRMKPIDYELTQNYANKFGLLKSGGSDFHDPALLKFGDFGLNQAQFETLKKEANK, encoded by the coding sequence ATGATTTATGCTGATTTACATGTTCACACAAACCATAGTGATGGTGTTTGTGAAATAAAAGATGTCCTTGAAAATGCGTTTAGAAACGGTATTAAGACTATAGCTATTACTGATCACGATACAACCAATCATTACGATGAAATTTACCGTGAAGGGGAGCGTCTTGGATTAAATATCGTCAAAGGTGTTGAAATGAGTTGTTATGACTTTGACGTCTATAAGAAAGTCCATGTAGTGGGGCTTTGGCTTAACGAAAAAACGCCCAACGTTGACAAGTTGTGTGATAACACACTCAACTGTCGTGATCAGTTTCACCGAGAATTAATATTATCTCTCAATCAACAAGGCTATGATATTTGTTATGAAGATGCGAAAAAGTTTTCAAAATATAATATTGTTTTTAAAATGAATATATTCCAAGCATTGAGAGAAAAGTATCCCGAGGAAATGACCAAAGAGCGCTATAAACAACTTTTTGGATCTAAAACAAAAATAGAAACGGATTTAAAAATGGGATATATCCCTGTTAATGAAGGTATTGCTGCTATTTTACAAGATGGTGGTATTCCTATACTTGCTCATCCGTGTGTCTATGGTAACTATGATGAAATAGAAAAATATGTTCAGTTTGGTTTGAAAGGATTAGAAATAAGCCACTCTAGAATGAAGCCTATCGACTATGAATTGACCCAAAATTATGCCAATAAATTTGGTTTGCTAAAAAGTGGAGGTAGCGATTTCCATGATCCTGCGTTACTTAAATTTGGTGATTTTGGCTTAAATCAAGCACAATTTGAGACTTTAAAAAAAGAAGCAAATAAGTAA
- a CDS encoding beta-glucoside-specific PTS transporter subunit IIABC, translating to MNYKEFAKQILAIVGGEDNIKSLVHCSTRLRFTLHNEDKIDPSKAKANSKILSDVMKGGQYQLVIGNDVDKVFNELTKMIKTNNIPHDNNKDQKKQSIVNKVLSAITGSIAPVIPLLAGAGMGKVLLIVLTMLGWLDKSDQTYYILNFIFNTAFYFMPVFIGFSAAKIFNCNQYLAAMVCLAMVSPEWTSLVKAGEPVEFMHIPVALVKYSSQLIPALITVWMMSYIERFIARIVPEMVKVFMVPLLVILVSTPIALIAVGPVTSWFAQLIADGVILIQEHTGFIAIPLLVAIYPWLVSIGMHKALSPVSIMLVEQKGFDPIIRVMALCSNMSQAAASLAVSVRTKNKTLKQLAFSASITAFFGGITEPAMYGVNLKLKKPMYACMIGGAIAGLFAGIVKLKAFVYVTPGLLSLPMWISDTDNQVVNAIITLLIASVATFIATLIIGFDDPTDDPIRDEEENNKQAASTNKKPQTPDNKLPVGLISPLQGKTVALSEVNDETFASGIMGPGIAIIPTTGKVIAPADGVVDITFSSGHAIGLTLVNNIEMLIHVGIDTVNLAGQHFTCCVVKGQKVKKGDTLIEFDLDAIIAAGYDPTTMIIITNDDHKLDVVQTDKKHVDQNTVLLTVG from the coding sequence ATGAATTATAAAGAATTTGCAAAACAAATTCTCGCTATTGTTGGTGGCGAGGATAATATAAAGTCATTAGTACACTGCTCCACTCGATTACGTTTTACATTACATAATGAAGATAAAATTGATCCTTCAAAAGCCAAAGCGAATAGTAAAATATTATCTGACGTGATGAAGGGAGGACAATATCAACTGGTTATCGGTAATGATGTTGATAAAGTATTTAATGAACTAACAAAAATGATAAAAACAAATAATATTCCTCATGATAATAATAAAGACCAGAAGAAACAGTCTATCGTAAATAAAGTATTATCAGCAATTACTGGCTCTATCGCTCCGGTTATCCCTCTGTTAGCGGGTGCCGGTATGGGGAAAGTTTTACTAATTGTATTAACGATGCTCGGTTGGTTGGATAAAAGTGACCAAACCTATTATATCCTTAACTTTATCTTTAATACGGCCTTCTATTTTATGCCGGTATTTATTGGTTTCTCGGCAGCGAAAATATTTAATTGTAACCAATATTTAGCTGCGATGGTCTGTTTAGCGATGGTCAGTCCTGAATGGACAAGCTTAGTTAAAGCCGGTGAGCCTGTTGAGTTTATGCATATTCCTGTTGCTTTGGTTAAATATTCATCTCAGCTGATCCCTGCCTTAATTACTGTCTGGATGATGTCTTATATAGAACGATTTATTGCTCGAATTGTGCCAGAAATGGTTAAAGTGTTTATGGTGCCATTATTGGTGATTTTGGTTTCTACGCCAATTGCGTTGATTGCGGTTGGTCCTGTCACTTCATGGTTCGCGCAATTAATTGCTGATGGGGTGATCTTAATCCAAGAGCATACTGGCTTTATTGCTATTCCATTATTAGTGGCCATTTATCCATGGCTAGTGTCTATTGGTATGCATAAAGCACTTAGTCCCGTCAGTATTATGTTAGTGGAGCAAAAAGGTTTTGACCCCATTATTCGTGTGATGGCGCTATGTTCTAATATGTCTCAGGCTGCTGCTTCTTTAGCTGTTTCTGTTCGTACTAAAAACAAAACATTAAAACAATTAGCTTTTTCTGCCAGTATTACCGCCTTTTTTGGTGGTATAACTGAACCTGCTATGTACGGTGTGAACCTGAAACTGAAAAAACCAATGTACGCTTGTATGATTGGTGGTGCTATTGCGGGATTATTTGCCGGTATTGTTAAGTTAAAAGCATTCGTTTATGTCACTCCGGGCTTATTAAGTTTACCAATGTGGATATCTGATACGGATAACCAAGTGGTAAATGCAATAATTACCTTATTGATTGCCAGTGTAGCCACTTTTATTGCAACGCTTATTATTGGTTTTGATGATCCTACTGACGATCCAATCCGTGACGAAGAAGAAAATAATAAACAAGCTGCATCAACCAACAAAAAACCACAAACACCTGATAATAAATTACCGGTTGGGTTAATTTCACCACTTCAAGGTAAAACGGTTGCACTTTCAGAAGTTAATGATGAAACATTTGCCTCTGGCATTATGGGACCTGGCATTGCAATTATCCCCACAACAGGAAAAGTGATTGCACCTGCAGATGGCGTTGTTGATATTACCTTTTCTTCTGGTCATGCGATTGGCTTAACACTAGTTAACAATATCGAAATGTTGATCCATGTGGGGATTGATACTGTTAACTTAGCAGGACAGCACTTCACATGCTGTGTAGTTAAAGGTCAGAAAGTTAAAAAAGGCGATACGCTAATTGAATTTGATTTAGATGCGATAATAGCTGCCGGCTATGATCCAACAACGATGATCATCATTACTAATGATGATCATAAGCTAGACGTTGTTCAGACTGATAAAAAACATGTCGACCAAAATACAGTTTTACTTACTGTGGGTTAA
- the licT gene encoding BglG family transcription antiterminator LicT: MNMKIKKILNNSVVISLDEAEKEIIVMGKGIAYAKKVGDEITSEQITKKFILSPKNCPQRVLDLLSNITLDYVEIADNIIQYAKEKMTLDTQDSIYIALIDHIQASIERYKEGTFIRNKILWEIKNFYCEEFDIGLYGLKLINDRFNISMPEDEAGFIALHIASIRTNDNIQQTYKVTHFIQSITNIVKYYLNIEYDIESLNYRRFVTHLRYFSIRLFSQPENDHEPLENELLDIIKDKYHQPYMCCLKISKFIKDKYNCTLDDNEILYLIIHIAKIAEDNKKMNK, from the coding sequence ATGAACATGAAAATTAAAAAAATATTAAATAACAGTGTTGTGATCTCTCTGGATGAAGCAGAAAAAGAAATTATCGTCATGGGAAAAGGGATTGCCTACGCTAAAAAAGTAGGTGATGAGATAACATCTGAACAAATAACTAAAAAATTTATCTTAAGCCCTAAAAATTGTCCGCAGAGAGTGCTCGACCTTTTATCGAATATTACGTTAGATTACGTAGAAATAGCAGACAATATTATTCAGTATGCAAAAGAAAAAATGACCTTAGATACACAAGATAGTATCTATATTGCATTGATCGACCATATTCAAGCCAGTATTGAACGGTATAAAGAAGGGACTTTTATAAGAAATAAAATATTGTGGGAGATAAAAAATTTCTATTGTGAAGAGTTTGATATTGGTCTTTATGGTTTAAAATTAATTAATGATAGATTTAATATTTCAATGCCAGAAGATGAAGCAGGATTTATTGCATTACATATTGCCAGTATTAGAACAAACGATAATATTCAGCAAACCTACAAAGTGACCCACTTTATCCAAAGCATTACTAATATAGTTAAATATTATTTAAATATAGAGTACGACATAGAGTCGTTAAATTATCGTCGTTTTGTGACACATCTTCGCTATTTCTCCATCCGACTATTTTCACAACCTGAAAATGATCATGAGCCTTTAGAAAATGAGTTACTCGATATAATAAAAGACAAGTACCATCAACCTTATATGTGCTGTTTAAAAATAAGTAAATTTATTAAAGATAAATATAATTGCACCTTAGATGACAATGAAATTTTATATCTAATAATCCATATTGCAAAAATTGCAGAGGATAATAAAAAGATGAATAAATAA
- a CDS encoding Fic/DOC family protein, whose translation MNRYDVSNSEGKFADGSDEEVLANKLGLSNVDDINDAELVLLEKLYQVIFEEQFPTEQITVSLIQRWHRQWLGNVYEWAGQLRTVNISKGGFMFAPASRVAKLLAQFEKGYLAKYTPCTNMSREQAIEAIATVHVELILIHPFREGNGRLSRLLADVMAVQAGFQPLDYESWTQHPEQYIAAIHAGLNLNYKPMKYWVNEALKEN comes from the coding sequence ATGAATAGATATGATGTATCTAATAGCGAAGGAAAATTTGCTGATGGTTCTGATGAAGAAGTGCTAGCTAATAAGCTAGGGCTTTCAAACGTTGATGATATCAATGATGCAGAGCTTGTCCTGTTAGAAAAACTGTATCAAGTCATTTTTGAAGAACAATTTCCCACTGAGCAAATTACCGTATCACTTATTCAGCGTTGGCACCGCCAATGGTTAGGGAATGTTTACGAGTGGGCTGGTCAGTTACGTACGGTGAATATTAGCAAGGGTGGCTTTATGTTTGCCCCTGCGAGTCGTGTTGCAAAGTTACTTGCTCAATTCGAGAAAGGATATTTAGCGAAATACACGCCCTGCACCAACATGAGCCGAGAACAAGCCATAGAAGCTATTGCCACAGTACATGTGGAATTAATTCTGATACATCCCTTTAGGGAAGGAAATGGACGCTTATCGCGTTTACTCGCAGATGTGATGGCAGTACAAGCTGGTTTCCAGCCGTTAGACTATGAAAGTTGGACTCAACACCCCGAGCAGTATATCGCAGCAATCCACGCAGGGTTAAACCTTAACTATAAACCCATGAAATATTGGGTTAATGAAGCCTTAAAAGAAAACTAA
- the mutS gene encoding DNA mismatch repair protein MutS → MTDSQNFESHTPMMQQYLKLKAEHPEILLFYRMGDFYELFFDDAKKASRLLDISLTKRGQSAGQPIPMAGVPHHAVENYLAKLVQLGESVAICEQIGDPATSKGPVERKVIRIVTPGTVTDEALLEERQDNLLAAIWQDKNGAFGYATLDITSGRFRVTEMPDSESMAAELQRTHPAELLYPETFESMALIERQQGLRRRPIWEFEPETARQQLNLQFGTRDLTGFGVENAHLALCAAGCLLQYVKDTQRTALPHIRNITMERPQDSIILDAATRRNLELTQNLAGGTDNTLASVLDLCVTPMGSRMLKRWIHSPLRQREQLIKRQDAISALQPLYFELQPFLRQIGDLERVLARLALRSARPRDLSRMRHAFQQYHDIHQVLEQTNMPYIKELQKRISQFDELCELLEHAIVETPPVLVRDGGVIASGYNAELDEWRALADGASDYLDKLEIREREKWGIDTLKVGFNGVHGYYIQVSRGQSNLVPMHYVRRQTLKNAERYIIPELKEYEDKVLTSKGKALAIEKMLYEEIFEKLLPHLTALQISAEALAETDVLSNLAERAESLNYTRPELSEKTGIQITGGRHPVVEQVLSEPFISNPLQLAPQRRLLIITGPNMGGKSTYMRQAALITLLAYIGSFVPAEKALIGPVDRIFTRVGASDDLASGRSTFMVEMTETANILHNATENSLVLMDEIGRGTSTYDGLSLAWACAENLANRIKAMTLFATHYFELTTLPEKLEGTANIHLDAVEHGDTIAFMHSVQEGAASKSYGLAVASLAGVPKEVIRRAKQKLKELEMLSGNSGAGHVETSQLMLLTEAEPSEVELALDKIDPDALTPRQALEQLYRLKEMIK, encoded by the coding sequence ATGACTGACAGCCAAAATTTCGAATCCCACACCCCCATGATGCAACAGTATCTTAAGCTAAAGGCAGAGCACCCAGAAATCTTACTGTTCTATCGTATGGGTGATTTTTATGAACTGTTTTTTGATGATGCTAAAAAAGCCTCTCGCTTATTAGATATTTCATTAACAAAACGAGGTCAGTCGGCAGGTCAACCTATTCCTATGGCGGGTGTTCCGCACCATGCTGTTGAAAACTATCTGGCTAAATTAGTTCAATTAGGAGAGTCCGTCGCGATTTGTGAACAAATTGGCGATCCGGCAACCAGCAAAGGCCCTGTTGAGCGCAAAGTTATTCGTATCGTTACACCAGGTACGGTCACTGATGAAGCTTTACTTGAAGAACGCCAAGACAACCTTTTGGCCGCTATTTGGCAAGATAAAAATGGCGCTTTTGGTTATGCCACTTTAGATATCACATCTGGACGTTTTCGAGTAACAGAAATGCCTGATAGCGAAAGTATGGCAGCAGAGCTGCAACGCACTCACCCAGCTGAGCTACTCTATCCTGAAACCTTTGAATCAATGGCATTAATTGAACGCCAGCAAGGCTTACGTCGTCGTCCGATTTGGGAATTTGAACCAGAAACCGCAAGGCAACAACTGAATCTGCAATTTGGCACTCGTGATTTAACGGGCTTTGGTGTTGAAAATGCACATTTGGCACTCTGCGCTGCAGGATGCTTATTACAATATGTGAAAGATACACAACGCACCGCATTACCTCACATCCGTAACATCACGATGGAACGCCCTCAAGATTCAATTATTCTAGATGCGGCAACCCGTCGTAATCTCGAATTAACACAAAATCTTGCGGGAGGTACTGATAACACACTCGCATCAGTGCTTGATCTTTGTGTTACTCCCATGGGAAGCCGTATGCTGAAACGTTGGATACACTCGCCTTTGCGCCAACGTGAACAACTTATTAAACGCCAAGATGCAATTAGTGCATTACAGCCTCTCTATTTTGAACTGCAGCCTTTTTTACGACAAATTGGGGATTTAGAGCGAGTTTTAGCACGTTTAGCACTTCGTTCAGCACGACCTCGTGATCTTTCTCGTATGCGCCATGCTTTCCAGCAATATCACGATATTCACCAAGTGCTTGAACAAACCAATATGCCTTACATTAAAGAATTACAAAAGCGTATTAGCCAGTTCGATGAATTATGTGAATTACTTGAACATGCCATAGTTGAAACACCACCAGTATTAGTACGTGACGGTGGTGTTATTGCTTCTGGTTATAATGCCGAATTAGATGAATGGCGAGCATTAGCCGATGGTGCAAGTGATTACCTTGATAAACTTGAAATTCGCGAACGTGAAAAATGGGGTATTGATACACTTAAAGTGGGCTTTAATGGTGTACATGGCTATTACATTCAAGTCAGTCGTGGACAAAGCAATTTAGTGCCGATGCACTATGTTCGTCGTCAAACGTTGAAAAACGCTGAACGTTACATCATTCCTGAATTAAAAGAGTATGAAGACAAAGTATTAACGTCTAAAGGTAAAGCATTAGCTATCGAAAAAATGCTTTATGAAGAGATTTTTGAAAAGCTATTACCTCACCTTACAGCATTACAAATTAGTGCTGAGGCTTTAGCTGAAACAGATGTTCTCTCTAACCTTGCCGAGCGTGCTGAATCATTAAATTATACTCGCCCAGAATTAAGTGAGAAAACAGGTATTCAAATCACAGGGGGACGTCACCCTGTTGTTGAGCAAGTCCTTAGCGAACCTTTTATTTCAAACCCATTACAATTAGCGCCTCAACGTCGTTTATTGATCATTACAGGTCCAAATATGGGAGGAAAAAGTACTTATATGCGTCAAGCCGCATTAATTACTTTACTCGCTTATATTGGTAGCTTTGTACCAGCGGAAAAAGCCTTAATTGGTCCAGTCGATCGTATCTTTACGCGTGTAGGTGCTTCTGATGATCTTGCTTCTGGACGTTCTACTTTTATGGTTGAAATGACAGAAACAGCCAATATTCTGCATAATGCGACAGAAAACAGCTTAGTTTTAATGGATGAAATTGGTCGAGGTACATCCACTTATGATGGATTATCTCTAGCTTGGGCTTGTGCTGAAAACTTAGCAAATCGCATAAAAGCGATGACTCTTTTTGCAACCCACTATTTTGAATTAACCACACTACCTGAAAAACTTGAAGGTACTGCAAACATTCACTTAGATGCCGTTGAACATGGCGATACGATTGCTTTTATGCACAGTGTTCAAGAAGGTGCAGCAAGTAAAAGCTATGGTTTAGCCGTCGCATCGTTAGCAGGTGTACCAAAAGAAGTGATCCGGCGCGCCAAGCAAAAATTAAAAGAGCTTGAAATGTTATCAGGCAACTCAGGCGCTGGTCATGTTGAAACATCACAACTGATGTTATTAACAGAAGCGGAACCTTCAGAGGTTGAATTAGCGTTGGATAAAATAGACCCTGATGCACTCACACCTCGACAAGCCTTAGAACAACTTTATCGTTTAAAAGAGATGATAAAATAA
- the rpoS gene encoding RNA polymerase sigma factor RpoS gives MSQSTLRVDELYTDEIEENMEEFDEVAAKEAENESDAQDEIELIEGVNQRALDATQLYLGEIGYSPLLTAEEEVFFARRALRGDIPSRQRMIESNLRLVVKISRRYTNRGLALLDLIEEGNLGLIRAVEKFDPEKGFRFSTYATWWIRQTIERAIMNQTRTIRLPIHIVKELNVYLRTARELAHKLDHEPSVEEIAQTLDKPVEDVSKMLRLNERITSVDTPIGGDSDKALLDIISDENEEGPESTIQNNNLKENIIKWLFELNPKQREVLARRFGLLGYEAETLEDVGREIGLTRERVRQIQVEGLRRLKDILQSQGLCIEALFKA, from the coding sequence ATGAGCCAAAGTACGCTAAGAGTAGACGAGTTATATACAGATGAAATTGAAGAGAACATGGAAGAGTTCGATGAAGTTGCTGCAAAAGAGGCTGAAAATGAGTCTGATGCTCAAGATGAAATTGAACTTATTGAAGGAGTCAACCAGCGTGCGCTCGATGCAACTCAGCTTTATTTAGGAGAAATTGGTTATTCTCCTTTGCTGACCGCTGAAGAAGAAGTTTTCTTTGCTCGCAGAGCGTTGCGAGGTGATATTCCTTCAAGACAACGAATGATAGAAAGTAATCTACGTTTAGTTGTTAAGATCTCTCGTCGTTATACAAATCGAGGTCTTGCCCTGCTTGATTTAATTGAAGAAGGGAATTTAGGACTTATTCGAGCGGTTGAAAAATTCGATCCTGAAAAAGGTTTTCGTTTTTCAACTTATGCGACATGGTGGATACGTCAAACGATTGAACGTGCCATTATGAACCAAACTCGAACTATCCGCCTTCCTATTCATATCGTTAAAGAGCTGAATGTCTATTTAAGAACGGCAAGGGAATTAGCACACAAACTTGATCATGAGCCCAGTGTTGAGGAAATTGCACAAACACTAGATAAACCCGTTGAAGATGTGAGTAAGATGCTACGTTTAAATGAACGTATTACTTCTGTTGATACCCCAATTGGGGGTGATTCAGATAAAGCATTACTTGATATTATCTCTGACGAAAATGAAGAAGGGCCGGAATCAACAATTCAGAATAATAACCTCAAGGAAAATATCATAAAGTGGTTATTTGAATTGAATCCTAAGCAACGTGAAGTATTAGCACGTCGTTTTGGGTTATTAGGCTATGAAGCGGAAACGTTAGAAGATGTTGGTAGAGAAATTGGTCTGACAAGAGAAAGGGTTCGTCAAATTCAAGTTGAAGGGCTACGTCGTTTAAAAGACATTCTACAAAGTCAGGGATTATGTATTGAAGCTCTTTTCAAAGCATAG
- the nlpD gene encoding murein hydrolase activator NlpD encodes MNSESPIKHIRWAIMCSVIGFALTGCADTPYRPAPITSVNDSSSNNTVSTAPVTTNSNATPIERTTPLQSSPPPSIKVNSASSNGGMEQPQSQSRPVAQNVSTDGSGRIVYNRNYDSIPKGNYNGNTYTVKRGDTMFYIAWITDSDVKELASMNNIPEPYSLNVGQVLNIGNRQVNTGTNTNVNTSVINQSSSTGVQTTQTKPTNNGTMGPLITKPATTQPKTTTPPPTTNTNTTTTATPAPTAVSGKWIWPAQGKIIESYSSAPGGNKGIDIGGTKGSPIVATAAGKVVYAGSALRGYGNLVIIKHNDEYLSAYAHNDTILVREQQNVNAGQQIATMGSSGTSSVRLHFEIRYKEKSLNPLSYLPKK; translated from the coding sequence GGATTTGCATTAACAGGCTGTGCAGACACACCTTATCGTCCTGCGCCAATTACCTCTGTAAATGATAGCTCTTCAAATAATACGGTATCAACCGCACCTGTGACGACTAACAGTAATGCGACGCCTATTGAAAGAACTACCCCCTTACAATCGTCACCTCCTCCTTCTATTAAGGTGAACTCCGCTTCGTCTAATGGAGGCATGGAGCAACCTCAAAGCCAGTCTCGCCCAGTAGCTCAAAATGTAAGCACTGATGGCTCAGGACGTATTGTGTATAACCGTAACTACGACAGTATTCCAAAAGGAAACTACAACGGTAATACGTACACGGTAAAACGCGGTGATACTATGTTCTATATCGCTTGGATAACAGATAGTGATGTAAAAGAACTAGCATCGATGAATAATATTCCAGAACCTTATAGTTTAAACGTAGGGCAGGTATTGAATATTGGTAATCGTCAGGTCAATACTGGGACTAATACCAATGTCAATACATCGGTTATTAATCAATCCAGTAGTACAGGTGTTCAAACAACACAAACTAAACCAACAAATAACGGTACTATGGGACCATTGATTACTAAACCAGCAACCACGCAACCAAAGACAACGACTCCACCACCAACAACCAATACAAATACGACAACTACCGCAACACCGGCACCAACAGCAGTTTCCGGTAAGTGGATTTGGCCTGCACAAGGTAAGATTATCGAAAGTTACTCAAGTGCACCTGGTGGTAATAAAGGTATTGATATCGGTGGTACAAAAGGATCACCGATTGTTGCAACGGCTGCGGGTAAAGTGGTTTATGCAGGTAGCGCATTACGCGGTTACGGTAACCTCGTTATCATTAAACATAATGACGAATACCTCAGCGCCTATGCACATAACGACACTATTTTGGTACGTGAGCAGCAAAATGTGAATGCGGGTCAGCAAATTGCCACAATGGGTAGCTCTGGAACCAGCTCAGTCCGACTCCACTTTGAGATCCGTTATAAAGAAAAATCACTTAACCCATTGAGTTATTTACCTAAGAAATAG